The Periophthalmus magnuspinnatus isolate fPerMag1 chromosome 15, fPerMag1.2.pri, whole genome shotgun sequence genomic sequence aaccaTTTGTGCAAAGTAGAATGAACAATAAGATAGGACAAGGTACTGCCGAAGCTACATTTGACAAAAGGAGAACTGTAAtagaaaaataagttaaaaatcACCAGTTGACCAATAATGCATTTTCTTTTGGTATAAAAAACTTTTGTCTTACAGAAGCGCTTCAGTCAGCGTATGTTCTCTTCATATATTAGGCTTTCCCTGCTATTCTTTAATACCAAAGCATTTGTACCAGTTATGTTTGAGAGGAATTGAAGTCTATTGGAAACAAAACCATATAGTTCTCTTCACATATGAGGTAAacttttacagaaatgttgccctgtaaaatgatttgttttgagTGAGAATAAAATGCTTGCATCTAAACATTACTGCCGCTGTTGTTGAAGTGCTATAGAAACAAACCTTTTGGACAGACATTAAaccaaatgtacttaaagagttttTCAGGTGTTGATCTCTAGTTGAAGCTTCCTTGTGGGACAGGGATGTTCTCATGGAGATATTTCATACTGCCCTGTTCAGAGAAATCAGCCACAGTGTGACCTTCTCCTCTCAGGACCCACTTGGTTGTGAGAAGTCCCTCAAGTCCCACAGGGCCTCGGGCATGTATCCTCGCTGTGCTGATGCCAACCTCTGCTCCtgtataaaagaaacaaatgttttgttgaaaaaaatataatcagTCATTCTCTTTTTAAAATCTATCCATGTGTTTTAGAAAAATGAGAATTTTGACTGTTGCTATAGTGATATTGCATATAACAGAACCAAGGAAATGGTCATACAAACAGTTTTACAAACTATCAAGTTGATGACAATAACTTAACATTTTAGTACATGTTGTCCCTAATGGTTACTTTAAATTGCTCATTCTGAATGGATGCAAGAGTTTGTGTATAATGGCAATCTTTTCAGGATGAACAGGTATTTACAGGTACAGATAACCACAAAGACCAATCACTGTTCAAACTAATTTGAACGTACCAAGTCCAAACCGGTATCCATCAGCAAAACGTGAGCTTGCATTCCAGAACACACAAGCACTGTCCACCTGCTGCAAGAACTGTTCAGCTGTCTCCtctgcaaaacacaaaatgcaattTAACAAAAGGAAAATCAATACAGATCTGCATTATTACTACTCACCATTTTCAGTAACAATGACATCTGTGTGTGAGCTGCCATATTTGTGAATGTGGTCTATGGCCTCTTGCATACTGTCCACCACCTCGATGCAGCACTCCAGTTCTCCATACTCTGTCCTGAGAGACTTGACCTCTGAAGGGCTAAAGGTCAAATATGAAGCAAATCTGGGACCAGCGTGGATCTTCACCTACAGGGTCAATAGTAAAACAgttaacattttataatattatatattttaagtttattttgaccTTCATTCTGTAGGTAAGTATTAATTGGTGTCTGGgtgaaaaacatgttaataaagGAATAAAATTAGCAACTTTTGACTTTGTGATTTAATTGGGTTATGTATATTTAGAGTAAAAACCATTATTTACATGAAAAGGAGTGGTGGAATGGACCTAGAAAAGTTCACTTCTGAAATTCTCAGGGTTGcttcaaaataacattgttGAACTAAAATTGGATATAATACTGGGATTAATAGTAAcagttgtgtaaaaaaaaaagaaaaaaaattaatattcatagtgtcttgcctaaggacatgcTAATAAGGGATTAATTTACCAACTTTTGACATTGTGGATGCTTATCATATATATTGTAGAGGATACTTCAgtactagtttgttttttgtttatttttttatgagctTCCCTCACCTCTTCTGTTCGCAGCATATCAATAATCTGGTCAAACATTGGAGTACGAAGCAGATCTCTATGAATGAGGAGTGTCTCCATGGCGTTGCAGGCAGCAGGGTAGTCACATTTGGAGTCTCGCACTAAAAATCAAGACACAATTGTCATAACTATTATACCAAAGTCTGTCCAATAAATACTTTTCTATTGAGTTTTACATACCAACATCAATAGCTTTGTCCAGGCTAGCTTCTGAGTCTATATAAACATGGCAGACTCCCTCACTGTGGCCCAGGACAGGAATTCCTTTCGCTGCTCTTTGGATATCACGCACCAGTTGAGATGAGCCTCTTGGAATAATCAGATCAATCATTTTGTCCAGTCTGCAAAGGTCTTCAACTTCTTCACGAGTGCTTACCTGAATGACCATTAGATAACTTAAACATACCAGaaatacaaatatgaaaaagaaTAGTGTAGTATATTGTTAAATCTTACCAGTTGTATAGCATCTGTTACTCCATGAATGGACAATGCTTCTTGCACAAGTTGATGcagtattttgtttgtgttggacGCTTCTTTACCCCCTTTAAGTAGCAAGGCGTTTCCACTGGAAATTGCAAGAGCCGATACCTAAAAAATACAAGTATAATTTATTACAATAAAGAATACTGTTAATAATATAATGGCTAAAACTGTTAACCGGTGTAAACCTTCAGTCTTTCCCAAAACTTGAACCTTTAACCAATACATTTACAGGCAGGATTAAGGCCTTTTGTGATGTGTTGGGAGAATCGGTGACACATTATtgggagggggaaaaaaaacccaaaacaaaaaaaaaacaacatgatggCAACTCCACTTTTCTCTCTGAAAGTTTGTTGTTTAAGTTTTTAAGACATACAAATTCGGCACCTTTAATGTTTTAGAGTATAAAAATACTGACCTGTGGTAGACAGTCGGGGCGTGATTCAAAGATGACTAACAGGACTCCAATGGGGACAGTGATCTGCTCCAGCTCCAGATTGTTGGCGACTCTGGTTCTCCTCAACACACGTCCCACACTGTCCCGGGACGACACCGCCAACTGACGCAGCCCGATTGCTAAACTGTTCAACTTAGCTGTGGACAGACTTAGGCGGTTTATCAGGGCCTGGGAGAAACGACCTGGAATAACACAAATATTAATGCAATCAGCAAATGTAAAAATCACTCGTGTCActacagttacattacattttactaGAATTTTACCTGATGTTATGGCTAATTCCATGTCTCTCTTGTTAGCACTGAGAATTTCTTCCTTCTTTTCTGTGAGCAGCTCAGCAAGACAGCAAATTATCTCTGCTCTCTGAAAGTCACAGATAAAGGTAAAATTAGTGAAATAAATTCAGTTTTGTAGAGAGGCAAGcctactcacagtaaggatgcatgttcttttatgttttccagtgcaataaaacaaaacaaagtacgCCAcgttttggctaaaaagttatgAAGCAAGGCTTTAAGTGCAATGCATTATTGTTTCTTTaactgaatatattttaatgtaaatatgTGTAGGGAAGCTCGCTAGATTAGgtaaaaaggtaaaacaaatcAGGTCCTCTTGAGAGATCGACTGAGCAAATTTACTAGGTGAAAAAAGAAGAGATCTGAAGCATGCCGATGCTtagttatttcttttattttgagaATAACCAAagcattttattacaaaaaaattgcAGTTCATATATATCCCATTTGTTAGCAAGTAAACCAACCATTACACCACAATTTCTACATTTTGACCTGAAGGCAAATAAATGAGTTTACAGACCTGTTCTGGATCGAGAGAGGCCAGTGCCCTCCCTGCATGTCGGGCCATCTCCGTCTGCTGCTCCACAGTGGGACCTGCAGGTTTCACTTCAGAAAAGAATGTGCCCACTTTCTTTCCCTCCACGATGTCTGTGATCACATGACCCGTGACTTTAGGATCTGTCCCATTGGCAATGACGACTGATGTACCACCCTGCAGTGCCCACAGAGCCGCTTTCACCTGGCTCACAGAAAAGCAAAGGTATTACGGCaagccaaatgtatttatatagtaCATATGCAAGTGGTTGgcaaatattacatttacaaaatacGTGGCAATAGAGAAGAAAATAGCAGGATCTAtaatttaatagaaaaatagaCAACATTTAGTTTACAATAGGAGTCTAGccatttcaaacatttaacTAACCTTTGCTTCCATGCCACCAATCCCCACTCTGGACTTATTGCCATATGTAATGGACTGCTGATCTCCAGGGTAAAATATATCTAGAAGTTTGGCGTCATCAATGCCAGGAGGTCTGTCATACAaacctggagaaaaaaaaaaaggttattaaattacacaaatattcaaatctaatCCAAATTATATCCCTTGAAGATGAATGGTATATTAATATTCTgagtaaatacaaaattataagCAGTCTAAACTGTTGCTGAGTATAAAATATGCCACATTTATTCATCCAGTTgttaatttcaaaataatatttaaagaatTCATTAAACTCAACAGTTATTTAGCTGCAAACAAATCATTTATCTCCATTTTACCTTCTACATCAGACAGAGCCACCAGCAGGTCCACTTTCATCTCTACAGCTAAGCGTGCGGCCAGACTGTCATTATCTTTGATGCTTATGAcctgaaacacaaacaggaagtcgACTCAAAAGACCTCTTTACTTCGTGCCAATGAGAATGTTCACCCATTTCCAACACGTGAAAACACAGGAAACAAAGCCCGCTTGCATGTTAGACTGACAAAGATAAACACATGCATATTGTACTTAACTACAATGCTGCtcataaagtaataataataatattctattttattaataaataaataacccaaCCATGTACAATTAGAATATAAATGTTGCCATTTGATTCACTGCACCAGTTAGCCTTGTGCTAAATTACATCTGCAGTCCCCTGGCAAGGAAAAGAACAATCCACAAACATTAGACAAGTAACAAAGGGTTGAAGCACAAAAAGTACACATGCGTTAAAAACTTCGACACCCTTCCACACGTAGGTATACATACAGTGCCAGAAACATTGGAGCGCAGAACCTAAAGAGATTAATAGTGTAAAGTTAAAATGAATACTCTCTTTCCATGAAATGCCAAACATTTTTTGTTAATAAATTTGTTTCAACTGGgaataaaacaacttaatactACTCTTTTTGAGAAATGTACCTAAACTATTTAAAGTGCTGAGATAGACAGAACCAAAGACCTAATCACTGGGCCAAATTATCAGTGAATAATGGGGTGCATTGTGATTATTTTGACTATAGTTACAGCCTGCTATTTGAAAATtggcattttaattgaattatcatatattgtgcagccctaatttGAGGTGTGTCTTGATctcaatacaaagaaaaacttcACAGAAACCAGAGTACCAAAAGTGTGTGACATAAAAACCATGCAATCTGTTACCAAGACACCACAGTGGCGCACATACAGCATTCCCACCATGCCCTTCACACAGTACCCACATTTACCCCCTGCAGGTCACTGTTGGGCACAGGGGGTGGCACCACCGCGTCATTGGTGTTGATGATTGGGACAATGTTCATCCGCAGCAGCTCCTGGAGGGTGCTGTTAAGGTTGCGCCTTTTCTGTTCATCGTGGAAGTCCAGGTTTGTCACCAAAATCTGACAAAGGATAGAtcgggattttttttttttatttgagaggctacaaatctaaaatataatttctttttatttttttaagctaatGTTTTTATAGAATTATTAGCAAATGCTGAGTCATTGCTAAACATTTTCCAATAGATTcttatttgttgtatttataaTAACTATTAGGATGTGCCTTTTGGATTTGGACCATTTTATGAGCCCAATATGATACAGTTTAGTACAACATAGATAACGTCCAACCAGCGGTTTATcttacatttgaacaaaaatatttaagatAGTAATgatcagttatttttattttattattagtcattttatttaattaattaccaGGGTATTTTTGGGTAAGAATAATAGCACAAAAACAATTTACTATTTATGTCTGTTATAGTATTTGTGTTAGTAATTAAGATCATTACTTACTTGTGCAGTGCAGATGCTGTACTGTGTGAACATGGCTTCATATAAAGCCATCAAACCGCTCTGTCCGGCAGCTGCACACGCCCTTGCCTCCAGCACTGGCAGTGACTGGAACAAGACAAACCCAAAACTGATCAAATACAAATGATAATAGCATGATTATTGACTAATAAAACTAAAAGTGGTTAAAACTTACCATTTCTTTGAGTTGATTCTGCCCTGAATGTAAGGCTTGTCTGACACTTTGAGACAACAGAATTTCATGCCTCAGTCTCTGTCTTCCAAAAGCCACAGCTCCACTTGTGACGATCATCATCTCCCTGCCCTGATTCTGCAGCATGGCCACCTAAATGTAACACAAGATGACTGTATTACATTTGCAGACTTAAGCACACCAAAAATGGGaccaactaggactaaacatggaaatACAACTGGACaatactaggactaaaccagggccaaatcaGAACAAGGGAGAATGCACCCCAAGTCACAACAAATCTTATACTGACATCATTACTTAATTAATAGATGAACAAATACTCGTATCAAAAATAACGACGATGCCTACAACCAACCACCAGCTTGgtattataatgcattttaaggATAAAGGCATATCACTACTTCTACATGACTATGGTACTTAATAGTagtacacaaaaatacattttattccaGCTTATGTgttgtttacatttacaataaGCAAATCACTCACAGTGTTGTAATATaatatatgttataataatttattttacctgTTCTACAATAGAGGCCAGTCTTCCCAACGCCAGCCCACACTCATCTCCTCGAGTGACCACAGCGCTGCCCAGCTTCACCACAATACGCTTAGCCTGCTTCAGCTCACTGCGGTGGGCAAAGGACTTCCCATGAGGGCGAGGGAGGGGAACTAAAGAAACAgaagaacattttttaaaaaggacaaataataatgtaattcaTGTGTTACTTACATTTAGTTTGGGAAAACGCTCTGATTGGTACTGGACACACATGTTTCCGAGCTCTGGATGGCAGCTGGGAGCACAAGCCTAGTCGAGCAAACATGGCACCAAGATCTGTGGACAATAATAAACAACATGTGAGGTATTGTAAGAATGTAGTAAGCAGAGTCAAAAACTTGATGTGATCACCCTTAAgatgatgctttttttttcatttgccttTTCTATCCACATTAATCTAAGCTGATAAACTTGACCCACTGACCTAGATAACaatattattgattattatcCTTACAACAACAATGGATTTTGAACCAAAAATAGTATTAAAAATGGTCATCAAAATTGAGTGAGGCAAATTGAGGGAATGAGTCTGAATGTAATATTTGGCGTTTTAGCTAAACAGAATAATTTATACAAACCACaaacagtatcccaggtgtgcaTAAGAAATGCTTGATTCTTGTTTTCTGGAGATATTCTGCGTTCTTAGGCCTTTCTTTGTATCATTCAATAACACACTACAATTTAATTATAGTAATTTAATTAGATCCGATTCATTTAATCTTGTCTTATAAGTGTTACTGCACCCACTTTAAGATACATTGTGTTCTCATTCACGTCCACAATTGCAtgagtaatgtttttaaatgtaatctgCAGATAGTCTCTGTGCACAGTAAGCATAATACTGAAATATATCTGTCTAGTCCAAAATTGCTAGTTTATATCAAAGCTGGGTTAAAGTCATGGccacacaaaccaaaacatacagGTGgtgctagttagcattagctcatGTGCTACATTGCGCTAAATATAGAGCCATACTTACAGTGTTTTGAGTTTGCAGGCATCAAAACATATATATCTCTTACCTGTGGTTTTGAGGAGGGAGGAATCCGCTAACAAACGTTCGGGAGGAGAGCAGGGACACGTCTTCAGGACAGGCAGGACAGGAGGGCTGCCACATCCACAGCCCACGTTGGGTCCTGTTTCTGACGAAAGATGTGCGGCTGTTTTAATACACGATACTGCCCCCTGTAGACGCGGAGGTGTAGAGACAAAATACAGATAAACCATGTCTCATTACTGGGTGGGTTTTGTTGATAAATTTTGCTTGATTCTTGCGGTTTCACCTGACACGTAAGGCTTGAAGttgcaaaatataataataatgtgcctGTGTTATAAAAGTGAGAAAGAGTATACCGctcccttaaaaaaaaaaacaaaaaaaaaacaaaaaaaaaaaaaacaggaaaccaGTTTTGCTAGATATTTGACTTCTACAAATATTTTGACACAGATTGTATTAACTTCTCCAGCTCCACAGACCCGCAATGTTTCTTTTAACAATTGCAAAATAAGTAACACCATGTAAAGAATGATTTAATTTccaatatttttatgtatatgaTTTTGCTAAATGTCTGACCTAGTAAAACAGTTATGTTTTAGTTACTGTATGGGGTTTTAATCTAAAATTAAAACCCCATACAGTAATAGTCCTTGCCTTGTGTTGTTggaaattacattttatatcaacacaaaatgtacttttccacAGTTTCATATTACAATGATGCTTTTTGTTATCTAGGCCACAGCACACTTAGTCCTGTGACATCTTTTCATGTGTAGCTTATTTATATCTCTTACTGAAGCTGCTTGCATGTCATTATTGGGTTGCATTTATTAAAGCAAATTAGAAACTCAATCCCCCTGAACCTGATTGTTGTATGTTCACTCTCCTATTGCAGGTGCTTGTGTTTTGGAGCGGGATATCTACTCATCTTTAGTAACTTGACTCTGTGGGACACTCATGTTTAGGCCAGTGCCCCATCAAACTTTCATGAAGAAGGAGAACCCTACATCCAAACTCGCTCTCACTAAACGCCTCTACACCAGCTGCTAGAGAAGCCATGGAGGAGATTTTTAAGTGTCCCGTCTGCCAAGATTTGTTTACTGACCCGGTTTCTCTAGATTGTGGGCATAACTTCTGTCTTAGCTGTATCAACACTGTTTGGGAGAATGAAGGTTCAGAGGCAGGACCTTATTTTTGTCCTGAATGCCAGATCCTACTTCCTTCAAAACCTAATTTGGAAATCAACGCCAATCTTCGAGACAAAGTTAAGGATTTCGCAAATTCAAATTCAGAGGAAAGAAGGACTGGTTCTCCAGCGATTTACTGCGACCACTGTATCGAGTCTCCATCTGTGGCAGTCAGGACATGTCTGACCTGTGATGCATCGCTTTGCCAGGCTCATTCTCTCCTCCATGAGCAGAGGTCAGCCTTAAAGCAGCACACGTTGGTGGAGGTGACCCGGGACCCCCTGTCTCTGAAATGTCGGGAGCACAGGGACGAGCTGAAGTTATTCTGTTCACAGGATAGAGTGCCGGTCTGCTGCTTGTGTGTACTGGTGGGAACGCACAAGAACCATAAGGCACCACAGCTACATGAAGCTTGTGATGATTTCAAGGTAAAGAGCAGTTATGATAAGgggtaatttaaatatttaatacgcatttttaattaattaatttaattaatgttaTTAATTAATGCATTAGAGAGATAGGTTTGATGGGCTTGTAGGAATGAATATCCACCATgagattttgtacatttacacaagatgtcccagagcagaggaagactgAAGAAACACTTGGGAATATAGTAATAGAGGACCAGTTATTGAACATGTTAATGTAATTCTGTTATGGTTATtatgatttcatatttttacagttgTAAGATTGATGTTTTGTGCCTGTCTGTAGACTATGCTGGAGAGTTCTATGAATCAGCTTCTGAAGAGGAAAAATGATGCTGAAAATACAATCAAGGAGTTGGAGTCCCTCTATAGACAAACAGTGGTAGGACTTCACATATGGCAGTACACATTGTTTATATATATCttgtttatatgaaaaaaaaaaattgtcactTTTCACTGCAATGTAACATCTACAGCTGTTGTGTCACATTAATTTCACACATTTATGAGTGTGGAGATCTGTGTTATCCTGGTGAGATGTTGTTACGAAGTGCTAAACTGGTCCATTTGACACTTGCATTGATGAGAGACAATGCTACGTAGGGTAGTTGTTTGCATGATTTAAGCTATATTCTGGCTAGAAATGGGCAAATGAtcaaaatattgtgaaaattgTTTTAAAGACAAGAAAATTTTGAAA encodes the following:
- the LOC117382808 gene encoding delta-1-pyrroline-5-carboxylate synthase-like isoform X1 translates to MFARLGLCSQLPSRARKHVCPVPIRAFSQTKFPLPRPHGKSFAHRSELKQAKRIVVKLGSAVVTRGDECGLALGRLASIVEQVAMLQNQGREMMIVTSGAVAFGRQRLRHEILLSQSVRQALHSGQNQLKEMSLPVLEARACAAAGQSGLMALYEAMFTQYSICTAQILVTNLDFHDEQKRRNLNSTLQELLRMNIVPIINTNDAVVPPPVPNSDLQGVNVISIKDNDSLAARLAVEMKVDLLVALSDVEGLYDRPPGIDDAKLLDIFYPGDQQSITYGNKSRVGIGGMEAKVKAALWALQGGTSVVIANGTDPKVTGHVITDIVEGKKVGTFFSEVKPAGPTVEQQTEMARHAGRALASLDPEQRAEIICCLAELLTEKKEEILSANKRDMELAITSGRFSQALINRLSLSTAKLNSLAIGLRQLAVSSRDSVGRVLRRTRVANNLELEQITVPIGVLLVIFESRPDCLPQVSALAISSGNALLLKGGKEASNTNKILHQLVQEALSIHGVTDAIQLVSTREEVEDLCRLDKMIDLIIPRGSSQLVRDIQRAAKGIPVLGHSEGVCHVYIDSEASLDKAIDVVRDSKCDYPAACNAMETLLIHRDLLRTPMFDQIIDMLRTEEVKIHAGPRFASYLTFSPSEVKSLRTEYGELECCIEVVDSMQEAIDHIHKYGSSHTDVIVTENEETAEQFLQQVDSACVFWNASSRFADGYRFGLGAEVGISTARIHARGPVGLEGLLTTKWVLRGEGHTVADFSEQGSMKYLHENIPVPQGSFN
- the LOC117382808 gene encoding delta-1-pyrroline-5-carboxylate synthase-like isoform X2; amino-acid sequence: MFARLGLCSQLPSRARKHVCPVPIRAFSQTKFPLPRPHGKSFAHRSELKQAKRIVVKLGSAVVTRGDECGLALGRLASIVEQVAMLQNQGREMMIVTSGAVAFGRQRLRHEILLSQSVRQALHSGQNQLKEMSLPVLEARACAAAGQSGLMALYEAMFTQYSICTAQILVTNLDFHDEQKRRNLNSTLQELLRMNIVPIINTNDAVVPPPVPNSDLQGVISIKDNDSLAARLAVEMKVDLLVALSDVEGLYDRPPGIDDAKLLDIFYPGDQQSITYGNKSRVGIGGMEAKVKAALWALQGGTSVVIANGTDPKVTGHVITDIVEGKKVGTFFSEVKPAGPTVEQQTEMARHAGRALASLDPEQRAEIICCLAELLTEKKEEILSANKRDMELAITSGRFSQALINRLSLSTAKLNSLAIGLRQLAVSSRDSVGRVLRRTRVANNLELEQITVPIGVLLVIFESRPDCLPQVSALAISSGNALLLKGGKEASNTNKILHQLVQEALSIHGVTDAIQLVSTREEVEDLCRLDKMIDLIIPRGSSQLVRDIQRAAKGIPVLGHSEGVCHVYIDSEASLDKAIDVVRDSKCDYPAACNAMETLLIHRDLLRTPMFDQIIDMLRTEEVKIHAGPRFASYLTFSPSEVKSLRTEYGELECCIEVVDSMQEAIDHIHKYGSSHTDVIVTENEETAEQFLQQVDSACVFWNASSRFADGYRFGLGAEVGISTARIHARGPVGLEGLLTTKWVLRGEGHTVADFSEQGSMKYLHENIPVPQGSFN